A part of Aspergillus flavus chromosome 5, complete sequence genomic DNA contains:
- a CDS encoding flavonol reductase (unnamed protein product): MTENICLVTGASGFIASHVVQQLLESGHQVRATVRSIKNEKKIKHLLDMQAKWPGKLTLFEADLLKPGSFDEPAKGCSVVYHIASPFFIESRIRDGQKEVVEPALKGTQHVLDAVQKCETIKLVVVTSSVAAIFGDNADVQSMKDNTLSSEYFNTTSTVTHNSYSYSKVIAEKEAWKYYEAQPSPQRWRLVTINPGLVLGPSLSPTSESGSLSLLDQLLRGELFLGVPDLWFATVDVREVATAHLRVAQNPDSHGRYILADKETHSFVEFARILRSLAHSSRIPEHKLPNSLVRLCGPLLGLSQKWLKLNLGIGFNINNHASVEELKIVYRPLEETLADHFRSWSAQRKSH; the protein is encoded by the coding sequence ATGACAGAAAATATATGCCTCGTGACAGGCGCAAGTGGTTTCATAGCCAGTCATGTCGTCCAACAACTACTCGAGAGCGGTCATCAGGTCCGCGCGACGGTTCGCAGCATAAAGAACGAGAAAAAGATCAAACACCTACTCGATATGCAGGCCAAATGGCCCGGGAAATTGACTTTATTTGAGGCGGATCTCCTGAAACCAGGGTCATTCGACGAGCCAGCCAAGGGCTGTTCGGTGGTATACCACATTGCCTCACCCTTTTTTATCGAGAGTCGGATCCGTGACGGCCAGAAAGAGGTAGTCGAGCCAGCTCTCAAAGGAACACAACATGTTCTCGATGCGGTCCAGAAATGCGAAACGATCAAACTAGTCGTCGTCACATCATCGGTAGCGGCCATCTTTGGGGACAACGCAGATGTGCAGAGTATGAAGGATAATACACTCTCCAGCGAGTATTtcaacaccaccagcaccgTCACCCACAATTCCTATTCTTATTCTAAGGTGATTGCCGAAAAGGAGGCGTGGAAATACTACGAGGCCCAACCGAGCCCACAGCGCTGGAGATTAGTGACAATCAACCCCGGGCTGGTTTTGGGCCCGTCGCTCTCTCCCACATCAGAATCTGGCAGCCTGTCTCTACTTGACCAGCTGCTCCGCGGCGAACTGTTCTTGGGAGTTCCAGACCTGTGGTTTGCCACTGTCGACGTCCGAGAGGTTGCCACGGCTCACCTTCGAGTAGCCCAAAACCCGGATTCGCATGGTCGCTATATCCTAGCCGACAAAGAGACGCATAGTTTTGTGGAGTTTGCTCGCATCCTACGCTCACTTGCTCACTCCAGCCGGATTCCGGAACATAAGCTTCCAAATTCGCTGGTGCGTTTGTGTGGACCGTTACTCGGCTTAAGCCAGAAATGGCTTAAATTGAATTTGGGTATCGGATTCAATATCAACAATCATGCCAGTGTGGAGGAGTTAAAGATCGTTTACCGACCTTTGGAGGAGACACTGGCAGACCATTTCCGCTCCTGGAGCGCGCAGAGGAAGTCGCATTAG